The Flavobacterium psychrotrophum region CGCAAAGATACGCTAATTTTTTTGAACTGAAAGTATTTTAAGCTTTTGCCACGAATTACACAAATTGCCCCGAACCATCGGGATAAATTATAGGTGAAACTCATTTAATTCATGTTTTACCCTAATTATTATAAATCCTGGTTACCTTATCTATACCATCAATTTTTTTAATGGCTTCAATAAGCTTTTTAAGCAGGCTGTTGTTTTTTACCACAACGGTTACCTGTCCGTTAAAGATACCGGCATTACCGCTAAGCGATATGCTTTGTATGTTAACGTGCATATTGTTAGATATAACCTTGGTAAGCTCGTTAGTAAGGCCAAGGCTGTCCATACCCGTAATTTTAAGGGTAGCCTTAAATTCTTCCTGGCTGGAGTCTATCCATTTGGCAGGCATAATACGGTAGGCATAATTGCTCTGCAGCCTTATGGCGTTAGGGCAATCACGTTTGTGTACTTTAATACCCTCGTTTATGGTTACAAAACCAAACACGTCATCTCCGGGAATAGGGTTGCAGCAGTTGGCAAGCTTGTAATCGAGCTTATCTTCATTTTTACCAAAAACAAGTAAATCATAATTCTTGCTGATCTCTTCTTTTTGTATCTGTTCCTGCGGCAGTGATGGCGACTTTTTGATCTTCGCTTTAAAGAAGTTCATAAAAGTATTGCTCTTTAATGCTGCATAATCTTTTAACTGCTGGTTATCAATAGTGCCTATACCAATGCGATAAAACAAATCGAGGCTGGTTTTTAGCTTAAAGTAGCTTACAAGCTCGTTTACCGTAGGTTCATTGAGCGTAATCTTAAGGTGGCGCAGCTTACGTGTAAGCAGCTCTTTACCATCTTCGGCTATCTTCTTGGTGTTCTCGTTAAGTACATTTTTTATCTTGTTCTTAGCGCGGGCGGTGGTAACATAATCCAGCCAGTGCGAATTTGGCTTTTGGTTTTGCGATGTAATAACCTCTACCTGGTCGCCACTATTAAGCACGTGGTTTAGCGGAACAAGCTTACCGTTAACCCTTGTGCCGCGTGTACGGATGCCTATCTCTGAGTGAATGCTAAATGCAAAATCAAGCGAGGTAGCACCTTTTGGCAATGATTTAATTTCCCCTTTTGGAGTAAACACATAAATCTCTTTAGAATAGAGGTTCAGTTTAAAGTCTTCCACAAAATCTACCGCATCGCCAGAACTGTTTTCCAGAGCTTCCTTAAGCAAGTTGAGCCAGGTTTCAAGTCCATGCTCTTCGTTATTGCTGCCCTGTTTGTATTTATAGTGGGCGGCGTATCCTTTCTCTGCCACTTCATCCATACGTTCACTACGCACCTGTATTTCTACCCAGCGGCCTTTAGGTCCCATAACGGTAATGTGCAGTGCCTCATATCCGGTAGATTTAGGCGACGATATCCAGTCACGCAGCCTGCTTGGGCTTGGACGGTAATGGTCTGTTACTATCGAATAGATCTTCCATGCCAGAAACTTCTCGTCGTGCGTGTTTGACTTGTAGATGATGCGCAGGGCAAACTTGTCATACACTTCATCAAAGGTTACACCCTGAGCCATCATTTTACGGCGAATGGAATAAACTGATTTTGGCCTGCCCTTAATGGTATATTCTATACCCTCGCTATCCATAGAAGATTTAAGTACGTCTGATATCGATTTGATATAGGCATCCTGCTCTTCCTTGGTTTCCTTCATCTTGCCTACAATGTCGTTGTATACTGATGGCTCGGTATATTTAAGGCCAAGGTCTTCAAGCTGGTTTTTTATGTTATAAAGCCCCAGGCGGTGTGCCAATGGTGCATATATATATAATGTTTCAGATGCTATTTTGGCCTGTTTGTACTCGGCCATGCTGTCCATCGTCTGCATATTGTGCAGGCGATCAGCTAGTTTTATCAGGATAACGCGTACATCATCATTCAGGGTAAGGAGCATCTTGCGGAAGTTCTCTGCCTGCATTGATATTTCCTGGTCGGTTTTTACCTGTGCTATCTTTGTAAGCCCCTCTACGATCTGCGCTATTTTTGGGTTAAACATCCTTTTGATGTCTTCCACAGTAATATCAGTATCCTCTACAACATCGTGCAACAGGGCAGAAGCAATTGAGGTGGCACCCAGGCCAATTTCTGACGCAACAATTTTAGCCACCGCAATAGGGTGGAAGATGTAAGCCTCGCCACTTTTGCGGCGCTGGTCTTTGTGGGCATCAACAGCTACATCAAAAGCCTTACGTATGAGCTTCTTATCATCTTCGCTAAGGGTTTGGTAGCTTATGCGCAGCAACTCCTTGTATTCTTTGGCAATTGCCTTATTTTCCAGTTCTATATCTATCTCAGTCATACGTTATCTCGTCTGCTTTAAAAGTACAGAAAATATTTATGATTAACAAGAGAACCGGACAGTTGGATTGTTAGATTTTTGGATAATTATAACAATTGAAGGTTGTCGTTGATGTCGCAGCTAAATAAAATTATTTACCCGGCTTTCCGATAGGGCTGAGGGCAAGGATAATTAGTGTAGCAAAAGCAAGAAACCCCGCAAAATTGCGGGGCTCCTCAGCAGACACTGAAAAAACTAAAAAACAAGAATTTATAATAACCCCCCGGATACGTTTATTACTTCTCCGGTAATCCATGCAGATGCATCGCTTGCCAGGAATGTAACTGCACGTGCAATGTCATCTGGCTGGCCTACGCGACCCAGTGGCGTATTTGATACAAGATGGGTTTCAAAATCGCTGCCTGCAATACCCGCTGTATGTGTGCCCTCTGTAACGGTAAAGCCCGGGGCTATTACATTTACACGAATGTTTTTAGGGCCAAGCTCTTTTGCGAGAGATTTTGTAATACCATCCAGCGCACTCTTGGTAGCTGAGTAGACCGCAGCACCGGCAAGCGGATTCTGGCCTACTACAGAGCTGATGTTTATAATGCTGCCGCCCGTTTTAGGGAAATGTTTTAATGCGTATTGAGATGCGAGTATGGGACCATAAACATTGGTGGTAAACTGGCGGTCGTATTCCTCTTTTGTAATGTCTTCCAGATTATCAAATTTGTAAACACCGGCATTGTTAACCAGTATGTCTACACGGCCATATGTTTTAACGGTTTCTTCAAACAGGCGTTGTATGTCGTCTGTGTTTGTTACGCTGCCCTGCACGGCAACGGCTCTGCCGCCATCTGATGTTATTTGGCTCACGGCCTTATCTGCACCTGCTTTATCTGATGCGTAATTTACGGCTACTGCCGCACCTGCTGCTGCAAGGCTTTTAGCTATTCCGGCTCCTATGCCTTTGCTGGCTCCTGTTACTATGGCTACTTTTCCTTCTAACTGTAAACTCATTGTGTTTTAAAAAATAAATTAATTTATATATTTATATTTATCTATGTATTTTGATTAAAAAAAGGGCAGAAGAAGCCTGCCGGTTTGTTATCTAATTACACTGCAATATTACGTAATAAATTAATATATTTAAATTTTTCTATGTATTATTTTCAACCAGCGAGTTTAAGAAATTTATATACTGGCCAAACACCTCTTTATCAATGGTGTATTTAATGTTACGGCCTTCTTTTTCAGGTATGAGCAATCCGGCATCTACAAGCTGTTTGATGTGATGTGAAACAGATGGCTGTGCCAGTTCTATCATTTCGCAAATTTGCGCACACGGCATCCATTCCAGTTTTTTTACTTCCTGCATAATGCGTAGCCTGTGCGGGTCACCCAGCGCTTTAGAGATGCGTTCTATTTCTTTTGGCTTCATATTCAATTGAAAAATGCAAATTTATCAATTTAAATCGTGATTACCTAACGGCAATATTTTTCGAGTAATTGCTGCTCTATGCCCTTTGCTACCGCTTTTTTATAAAACAGTCCAAAAATGGGGGCAATAACTTTAGCCAGCGGGTTAGAGAAATGGGTATCGCCCCATTTGTACATTATGGCCGTATGGTAAATACTTTTGGGTATTTGGTTTTTGGTTACCGTAAGTCCGTCATTAACCAACCCGAACATTGCCTTTAAAAAATTTTCAAAATGAGGCTGGGCGGGGGTAAGTTTTACACGAAATACAATGGTTTGGGTAGTGTCATTATAAAAACGGTGGTGGCTGTTTGGCTCTACGACATGGTGTTGCCCTGGTAAGAGATGTAGCTTTTTTTGGCCTTGTTGTAAACCAAGTTTACCCGTAACAGCAAAAAACTCCTCGGTAAAGCCGGTATGATAATGTAACGGATTGCCCCCTCCGGGTGTAAGGCTTACCTCAAAAAAGGTATGTTTACCATTAGTATCGGCGGCGCTTTCAAGTATCGTAGTGTACTCACCGTTTATAGGGTTGTGGTATGTTTTAGGTTCAGGCATTAATTACAGCTGAATTCGCATTCAATTTTTTTGAGCTTGCCACCCCTAAAGTAAAATTTCCACTCGCAGTCGGCATCAGCTTCTGCGGGCATCAGCGATATTATATTTGTAGGCTCATCATTTTCATCATAGTCAGTAATCATGATCAATGCTGCATCCGGATAGGTTTTACTAAAGCTTTTAAGCGTGGTAGTATGGTCAAACCAATCGTCTTTTTGCTGCATGTACATATTTTTTCTTGGCGAAAAATCCAGTTCCCTAAAGTTCATTATACCATTGTCAAGCTCATAACGTGCCCCTTTGTAGTACACCATTTTTACATTGGCTTCATCTTCGCTACCGCAGGTTTGGCCGGCTTTTGGTGCTGTAATGCTGTCTGCTCTTTTATAGGCTTTCTGAAAATCGGACAACGATATGGTAAGGGGTATTTTATTGCTTACTAATGCCGTATCCCAACTAAAAAGTTCTTTGTCCTGGGCAAAGCTGAGTAAGGGCAGCAGTAAAAAAAGTAATCGTATTTTCATGCGTATTATAGTTCAAAATTGCGTTGGCGTTTTGCCTCAAATATCAGTATAGCTGCTGCTACAGATACGTTCATAGAGTCAATTTCACCCTGCATGGG contains the following coding sequences:
- a CDS encoding RelA/SpoT family protein codes for the protein MTEIDIELENKAIAKEYKELLRISYQTLSEDDKKLIRKAFDVAVDAHKDQRRKSGEAYIFHPIAVAKIVASEIGLGATSIASALLHDVVEDTDITVEDIKRMFNPKIAQIVEGLTKIAQVKTDQEISMQAENFRKMLLTLNDDVRVILIKLADRLHNMQTMDSMAEYKQAKIASETLYIYAPLAHRLGLYNIKNQLEDLGLKYTEPSVYNDIVGKMKETKEEQDAYIKSISDVLKSSMDSEGIEYTIKGRPKSVYSIRRKMMAQGVTFDEVYDKFALRIIYKSNTHDEKFLAWKIYSIVTDHYRPSPSRLRDWISSPKSTGYEALHITVMGPKGRWVEIQVRSERMDEVAEKGYAAHYKYKQGSNNEEHGLETWLNLLKEALENSSGDAVDFVEDFKLNLYSKEIYVFTPKGEIKSLPKGATSLDFAFSIHSEIGIRTRGTRVNGKLVPLNHVLNSGDQVEVITSQNQKPNSHWLDYVTTARAKNKIKNVLNENTKKIAEDGKELLTRKLRHLKITLNEPTVNELVSYFKLKTSLDLFYRIGIGTIDNQQLKDYAALKSNTFMNFFKAKIKKSPSLPQEQIQKEEISKNYDLLVFGKNEDKLDYKLANCCNPIPGDDVFGFVTINEGIKVHKRDCPNAIRLQSNYAYRIMPAKWIDSSQEEFKATLKITGMDSLGLTNELTKVISNNMHVNIQSISLSGNAGIFNGQVTVVVKNNSLLKKLIEAIKKIDGIDKVTRIYNN
- a CDS encoding SDR family NAD(P)-dependent oxidoreductase codes for the protein MSLQLEGKVAIVTGASKGIGAGIAKSLAAAGAAVAVNYASDKAGADKAVSQITSDGGRAVAVQGSVTNTDDIQRLFEETVKTYGRVDILVNNAGVYKFDNLEDITKEEYDRQFTTNVYGPILASQYALKHFPKTGGSIINISSVVGQNPLAGAAVYSATKSALDGITKSLAKELGPKNIRVNVIAPGFTVTEGTHTAGIAGSDFETHLVSNTPLGRVGQPDDIARAVTFLASDASAWITGEVINVSGGLL
- a CDS encoding cupin domain-containing protein produces the protein MPEPKTYHNPINGEYTTILESAADTNGKHTFFEVSLTPGGGNPLHYHTGFTEEFFAVTGKLGLQQGQKKLHLLPGQHHVVEPNSHHRFYNDTTQTIVFRVKLTPAQPHFENFLKAMFGLVNDGLTVTKNQIPKSIYHTAIMYKWGDTHFSNPLAKVIAPIFGLFYKKAVAKGIEQQLLEKYCR
- a CDS encoding ArsR/SmtB family transcription factor, with the protein product MKPKEIERISKALGDPHRLRIMQEVKKLEWMPCAQICEMIELAQPSVSHHIKQLVDAGLLIPEKEGRNIKYTIDKEVFGQYINFLNSLVENNT